In Serratia marcescens subsp. marcescens ATCC 13880, a single genomic region encodes these proteins:
- a CDS encoding cholesterol oxidase substrate-binding domain-containing protein, with the protein MTSSSLNTFPVGYEYVNFVNWSKEISGNHILTCYPQNTDELLAVINWAHENKYCVRPVGIKHNWSPLVIANGEDNSNVVLIDLTRKFKNISINKVEEHGYVTAQTGVTMQALLTELEKKKLGFYATPAPGDLTLGGVLAIGGHGTCIPAKDERLAEFASFGSVSNSVVSLKAVVWDQARSKYELKEFTRDNAESSAFLVHVGRAFISEVTLQVPRNRRLRCQSYVNVTAADLFSTASTTKNTFSHFLDLCGRVEVIWFPFTEKPWLKVWKQEDSFPKVSKPVNGPFNYPFSDNLPVKISDIIKKINNGHPELTPTLGKAQMELVSIGLGATVSADLWGWSKDLLLYVKPTTLRVTANGYAIITKRSNIQNVLHDFTKKYEEMVADYQRKNSFPMNGPIEIRVTGLDSAKESAVANAIVPDLSAIRPVESHPEWDVAIWLDILTMPDTPDANKFYSEMEKWIFSHYAGDYATVRVEWSKGWGYTSQAAWQDKTVLEENIPRSFNAGAGKNDSWNHACNVLNKYDPHNVFSSPLTKAVFKQKS; encoded by the coding sequence ATGACTAGTTCTAGTTTGAACACGTTCCCTGTGGGTTATGAGTATGTCAACTTTGTTAATTGGTCAAAAGAAATCTCCGGCAATCATATTCTGACCTGCTATCCACAAAATACGGATGAGCTCTTGGCCGTGATTAACTGGGCGCATGAGAATAAATATTGCGTGCGTCCGGTTGGCATCAAGCACAACTGGTCACCGCTCGTTATTGCAAACGGGGAGGATAACAGCAATGTCGTGCTGATCGACCTCACCAGGAAATTCAAAAACATCTCAATCAATAAAGTGGAAGAGCATGGATACGTCACCGCGCAAACGGGGGTGACAATGCAGGCTTTGCTCACTGAATTAGAAAAAAAGAAACTCGGCTTTTATGCGACGCCGGCGCCTGGTGATCTGACCCTAGGTGGCGTGCTCGCCATCGGCGGCCATGGAACCTGCATCCCGGCAAAAGATGAGCGTCTGGCTGAGTTTGCCAGCTTTGGTTCCGTGAGCAATAGCGTGGTGTCGCTAAAAGCTGTCGTTTGGGATCAGGCGCGGTCGAAGTATGAATTAAAGGAGTTTACGCGTGATAATGCGGAGAGCTCGGCATTCCTGGTGCATGTCGGCCGGGCTTTTATCAGCGAAGTGACGCTGCAGGTGCCGCGCAACAGGCGTTTACGCTGCCAAAGTTATGTTAATGTCACCGCGGCGGATCTTTTTTCCACTGCGAGCACGACAAAAAATACCTTCAGCCATTTCTTGGATCTGTGCGGGCGCGTTGAAGTCATCTGGTTCCCGTTCACGGAAAAACCATGGCTGAAAGTGTGGAAGCAAGAAGATAGCTTCCCAAAAGTGTCAAAACCGGTTAATGGTCCATTTAACTATCCGTTCTCGGATAATTTGCCGGTTAAAATTTCCGATATCATTAAAAAAATCAATAATGGCCACCCGGAGCTGACTCCGACACTCGGCAAGGCGCAGATGGAGTTGGTCAGCATTGGTTTAGGGGCCACCGTGTCGGCGGATCTGTGGGGGTGGAGCAAGGATCTGCTGTTGTATGTGAAACCGACAACGCTGCGCGTGACGGCCAATGGTTACGCGATAATCACGAAACGGAGCAATATTCAGAATGTATTGCACGATTTCACGAAAAAATATGAAGAAATGGTGGCCGATTACCAGCGCAAAAATTCATTTCCGATGAATGGCCCAATTGAAATTCGCGTCACCGGGTTGGACAGTGCAAAAGAGAGCGCGGTGGCCAATGCCATTGTTCCCGATCTTTCGGCCATTCGCCCCGTTGAATCCCATCCGGAATGGGATGTCGCGATCTGGTTGGATATTCTGACCATGCCCGATACGCCGGATGCCAATAAATTCTACAGTGAAATGGAAAAATGGATTTTTAGCCACTATGCGGGCGACTATGCGACGGTTCGCGTAGAGTGGAGTAAAGGCTGGGGTTATACTTCACAGGCAGCGTGGCAGGATAAAACCGTACTCGAAGAAAACATTCCGCGCAGCTTTAATGCCGGGGCAGGGAAAAATGACAGTTGGAATCATGCCTGCAACGTGCTGAATAAGTATGATCCGCACAACGTGTTCTCCTCTCCATTGACCAAAGCGGTTTTCAAACAGAAGAGTTAG
- a CDS encoding helix-turn-helix domain-containing protein has protein sequence MSYQHSIVVELVNLIEMNIQHDLSIEKLSDLSGYSKWHLQRMFQRYTGMKIATYIRNRRLSKSAVMLKQSDLKVLEVATAIGFSSQQAFSRAFQRFFGESPKDFRTSQEWDFSKHLPPFLIQNPSAYHFVEMPKNIYLLKGYKFFLYHSMSASSSGGEERQKYSSRTGKNTDTSMRTVKLASSGWEVTLSKGYYETRNLTLIRGQYLLFEFNGRLNEYLVFFDSIYDAYLPLLGMRIRNGFLIELHKEKNFQYAELNVKVLVYIGKS, from the coding sequence ATGAGTTACCAGCATAGTATCGTGGTCGAGCTAGTTAATTTGATCGAGATGAATATACAGCATGATCTCTCGATAGAAAAGTTATCGGATTTGTCTGGTTATTCGAAATGGCACTTGCAAAGAATGTTTCAGCGTTATACGGGAATGAAAATAGCGACGTATATCAGAAATAGGCGTCTGAGCAAGTCCGCCGTCATGCTCAAACAGTCTGATTTAAAAGTATTGGAAGTGGCTACTGCTATCGGCTTTAGCTCGCAGCAGGCTTTTAGCCGCGCCTTTCAACGCTTTTTCGGTGAGAGCCCAAAGGACTTTAGAACGAGCCAGGAATGGGACTTTTCCAAGCACCTCCCTCCTTTTTTAATACAAAATCCGTCAGCATATCATTTTGTCGAAATGCCCAAGAACATATACCTGCTTAAGGGATATAAGTTTTTTCTCTATCATTCGATGAGTGCTTCCAGCTCTGGAGGAGAGGAACGACAGAAATACAGCAGCCGCACAGGGAAAAACACCGATACGTCAATGCGCACGGTAAAGTTGGCATCATCCGGTTGGGAAGTAACGCTCAGCAAAGGGTACTACGAGACACGCAATCTGACGTTGATAAGAGGGCAGTATTTGTTGTTCGAGTTTAACGGCAGGTTGAACGAATACCTGGTTTTTTTTGACAGCATCTATGACGCCTATCTTCCTTTGCTTGGCATGCGAATAAGAAACGGCTTTTTAATTGAATTGCATAAAGAAAAGAATTTTCAATACGCAGAACTTAATGTCAAGGTGTTGGTTTATATTGGCAAGTCTTGA